Genomic window (Marasmius oreades isolate 03SP1 chromosome 3, whole genome shotgun sequence):
TCATTTTAAGCGTTAGAATCTGAACCTCAGACACGGGCACCTATTACAGTCAAGTTCGAAATTCCTTACTTTACAGTATCAGGAATACAGGTCTGCATTACCGTATTAAATACCATTCTTTTGGCCCGGCTAAGTCTGTGTTCTAGGTCCGATATCTCAAAATTGTGGAGAAGAGCGGATACCAAGCATTACCATGGGTGAGATATATAACGCAGAACGGGGATGATTACAGGTTAGTGCGTTGAAACAGGTTATTGAACTTTGCACTGATATCAGCGATCTTCAGTCTAAGAACTGCGTCTGAAAAAGGGGCAACACCGATACGATCGATGTAGATCATCCTTTGCTGGACGAAGAGGTGTATCACCGGAACTACAGGGAATTTTTAGGGCGTGTGTTCATAAGCAGCGTAGAATGGACGCAGAAGACCAAGTGGTAAAAGGCACCGATAGATCCTGACGAGATTAAGCTGAAAAAGATGATGCATAGACAAGTACGTTAAAAGAAGACCCCAGCGAGATTTACGAAGACTTGAAAAGTGATATGTTCTGGTGTAAAGCGGGTGCAAGCAAGACAGTAGGACGGAACAAAAAAAATTTTTTTGAAGAAGGTTGTTCTATCTAGGGGATACGCCAGTCAGGGCTTTCCGTAGTTTTTTCACCCTCCAcgtttctctttctcagAGAGAGATGAGGTGAATATTTAGGAAGAACTTGTACAGCTACCATACTTCCGGTGTTGGTATAACTCGCTTTATCATCGTGCACTCGCGTACTCCTAACACTTCAAGGATTTCTATGACCAATGGTCCGAGTTCGAGCCATGACTGGAACATCAAACATTAGCCTGGAGGAGAACGTGGTGGTCATAAGAGACACTTACTAAAGTGACCGGCCGGCGATGAAGGAGCGGAGGTGGGGGAAAAACTTGCCTGTCGATCGTTGGGGATGGGACAGTACTTTATAACGTTGAAAATCATTGGCTTCGACATCTTTTCTCCTAGTAGCTATCGACCCTTTGACGGTGTATCATTGTTGGTTTGATGACTGAAAAGTGCAACGCAGGGGCTGAAAGAAGTGGCGGGCTGTAGAACTAACCTTGCAACACAATGTGGATTGTCGCAAACTTACAATGTACAAAAGTTTTACATTTACTCTCGAAGTATATACTGCCCAACAAGAGCCGAAATCGAGTCGTGCTTAGCACTGGGTGTCTTGCCAGACCTGAGAAGAGAAGCACTAACAGCACGATAATCGTCAGTCTTCGAATCAAAACAGTCGAAACTGAGCGGACACTAACGTTGTAGTTATCGGCGTTGTCGGCAGACTGCGACGCGGAGAGACTTCGATCGGTTGAGCATCCGTAAGCAATGTCATCCGTTCCAGAAGTGGCGTGAGTGAGCTATGGCGGGGAGAATTCGACGCTTCAGTGGATTGGACATTGAGTGACAGGGTAAATTCCATACCTCATGGAGGACAGTGGCACCACGAATGTTTCGGGCTGCGACGGTGGTACCACCGTCGCACAAGCGACTCTGTGCAACTTCCTGGAAGAAGATGCTGCAGAAGTAAACCTGTAGTGTACACATACGTCAGAAACATTAACATATTGGCGGAACAAAAGACTGACGTTGGTGGTGGAAATCACGGTGTAAGCAATAACGCCGCTCGTGCAAGCACCTAGTGCGTCACGACAATCGAGGCTGCAGTGGATTGCCCGGTCAACAAAGAAATCTATAGTTTTGAATGACTCTGTTTGACTTACGTCCTTGTTGAGGAATTTTCGTTAGCTACGTTAGAGAGGACGCTCCTGACAgtagaggtggaggtggtctTGAAGTATGAGGTGTAGAGAGAATTGGCGCCATTGCTGGAGACGTAGCTGGAGGCGGCGCTCGCCATTTGCTTGCCCTCAGTGTATCTACAACGAAGGTCAGACGACATCATTGTTCATGAGGGCGATACATACGCAGAAGAGATAAAGCTTGCTTGGCTCGTCGTGCAGATGTTCCTAGCACGTTTTTCTAAAGGGACGAGCTCTCGCTTCTCGGGTGTGCCGCTCAATGTCACTTCGACAGCACTGGAGCCGACCTCGAGTTCCTCGACGTCGGCGAGCGAGACAACCTTTTCCTCAGACCCTGCGACTTGGAAAGTGGTGACAGGCTCGAATTTGAAGGTACCAGCACCAGCGGAGGCGAAGTCAAAGAGAGAAGCAACTGTGGATACATGTGAGTGTTATGAGGATATCACCATGAACACCCATCTTACCATTGTGGTTGACAGTGACACTTTCTCCGGCAGGAATGACGGCGTACGCGCTGTCATCAGCTTCCTCGAGGGACACAGAGAGCTACCAGAATCAATGAGCGAAGTCCCAATTCACTGTGGGATACATCATACCTTGATCCCAGTGAAAGGAACCGCGGTACCATCTTTCGTCACGGTAAAGGAGCGAGTCGGCAACTTCTCGTCCAAAATAGTACCGTATTTGAGGACTTTGACTGCCTCGCTTCCGGAGTTCTTGACCGTGGCCGTGAATTTGAGGTCATCGACAGTTGCAGCGTTACTCGGACCAGTAAGGTCGACGGTGAGGCCACCGAACCTCTTCATCGGGCCTGCGAGCACTGAGCTGGCGAGGACGAGGGCGACGAAAGATGCAGAGAACATTGTACTGAAGCTAGAGTGGGAGTGGAGGTCTCTGCGAGTACTGAGGCACTTGGCAATCCGTCTCTATTCCTTGTAGGTTTTATACATTTTCGTAGCCTTCTGCATCCTAAAAATGATTGAACCCGATATCGCCTGCCGAGGTGTCGTTACGGCAAGAACATATGGTGATACTGTTGAGAATGATCGTGATCCGTTTGAGAAGCACAAACCGAATGGACGACATCTATAATAAACTTCGCGGGCCACAGACTGAGGAAGCGAAGAGAGAGGTGATGTTGACCAAAAGCACCATGAAATTCATGCTGAG
Coding sequences:
- a CDS encoding uncharacterized protein (MEROPS:MER0001399); the encoded protein is MFSASFVALVLASSVLAGPMKRFGGLTVDLTGPSNAATVDDLKFTATVKNSGSEAVKVLKYGTILDEKLPTRSFTVTKDGTAVPFTGIKLSVSLEEADDSAYAVIPAGESVTVNHNVASLFDFASAGAGTFKFEPVTTFQVAGSEEKVVSLADVEELEVGSSAVEVTLSGTPEKRELVPLEKRARNICTTSQASFISSAYTEGKQMASAASSYVSSNGANSLYTSYFKTTSTSTVRSVLSNVANENSSTRTLDCRDALGACTSGVIAYTVISTTNVYFCSIFFQEVAQSRLCDGGTTVAARNIRGATVLHELTHATSGTDDIAYGCSTDRSLSASQSADNADNYNCFSSQVWQDTQC